A genome region from Planifilum fulgidum includes the following:
- a CDS encoding YheC/YheD family protein codes for MRTLGIIVCTVRRSPPFLEAGFFKRLALEGRRLGIGLLIFSPKQVDWNRRRVKGWTYSPEENRWVAGEHPLPSLVYDRCFYTHSSQYREYKPFVMRLDQDPHVQLLGRGLVGKWDTHKILSRNASLRPHLPDTQRWEGPEKALSFLRHHRNIVIKPNGGSHGRGVAAIKQTESGYLVHGRTRENRCFHLSFSDEAALKRWLIRFVGTTRYVMQPYLRLNTPDGRPYDLRMLIQKNERGEWVTTGMAIRTGKPHTLTSNLHGGGRAERAVPFLLRHFRRDQVEGILKKIRWLAAVVPPHIERHHGRLLELGLDVGIDTDGRVWLLEVNSKPGRSVFILTGQKDVYRRATLLPIRVAHVIFNRQTGG; via the coding sequence ATGAGGACCCTCGGAATCATTGTCTGCACGGTTCGCAGGTCCCCGCCCTTCCTCGAAGCGGGCTTTTTCAAACGCCTCGCCCTGGAAGGCAGGCGCCTGGGCATCGGACTGCTGATTTTTTCCCCGAAACAGGTGGATTGGAACCGAAGGCGGGTGAAAGGATGGACCTACTCGCCGGAAGAAAACCGGTGGGTGGCCGGTGAACATCCCCTGCCGTCGCTGGTTTACGACCGCTGCTTCTACACCCACAGCAGCCAATACCGGGAATACAAACCCTTTGTCATGCGACTGGACCAGGATCCCCACGTCCAGCTGCTCGGCCGGGGACTGGTCGGAAAATGGGACACCCATAAAATCCTGTCCCGCAACGCTTCGCTCCGGCCCCACTTGCCGGACACCCAAAGATGGGAAGGGCCCGAGAAGGCCCTCTCCTTTCTCCGACACCATCGAAATATCGTGATCAAACCCAACGGCGGCAGTCACGGAAGGGGCGTGGCCGCCATAAAGCAAACCGAAAGCGGTTATCTGGTGCACGGCCGAACCAGGGAAAACCGATGCTTCCACCTCTCCTTCAGCGACGAAGCCGCCTTGAAACGATGGCTGATCCGCTTCGTCGGAACCACCCGTTACGTGATGCAACCCTACCTCCGATTGAATACCCCGGACGGAAGGCCCTACGATCTGCGCATGCTGATCCAGAAAAACGAAAGGGGCGAATGGGTCACCACCGGAATGGCCATACGCACCGGAAAACCCCACACCCTGACCTCCAACCTGCACGGAGGGGGCCGGGCAGAGCGGGCGGTTCCCTTTCTTCTCCGCCACTTCCGCCGGGACCAGGTGGAGGGCATCCTGAAAAAGATCCGCTGGCTCGCGGCGGTCGTTCCCCCGCACATCGAACGCCATCACGGACGCCTTTTGGAGCTGGGGCTGGATGTGGGGATCGACACCGACGGCCGCGTATGGCTGCTGGAGGTCAATTCCAAGCCCGGTCGCAGCGTTTTCATCCTCACGGGACAAAAGGATGTCTACCGACGGGCGACCCTTCTTCCGATCCGAGTGGCTCATGTGATTTTCAACAGGCAGACGGGAGGGTAA
- a CDS encoding YheC/YheD family protein has product MGFARCEIQVVPDHTFPQSINMVMSRSLAEKLHLAHFPVWVKFGSKVAKGWIAVHSAKSSLIRISSKLARSLRLPDHLSLCASYDPQSHCLRIGPFLGILINTQATPNQPIFGAMTRFLEECALTGQERGVCVAVFTPEQIMAENGTTKGWLFQSRKWQLRELPFPDVLYNRITSRRIERRPRLQNILRFLRMQHGVCVFNKTFLDKRQVHETLMRDPRMQNMLPETHPYHPHRIRPMLNRHGILYLKPTNGSLGSGIIRLIKTGRYIVCQYATANGTTTRVYRKVDTAITHLNRRVKGSSYLIQQGLHLVTSRGRPVDFRVLVQKNLHGNWAITSVVGRIANDQHIVSNLARGGTVRKASDVLAELDPHQSKPSISKIRSTALEVANTFEELVDGHYAELGIDLAVDKSGKIWLLEINSKPSKTDDTVINPSLTTRPSVIRLIEYTLYLTRFAHARGPFPQPRNAAGRKRI; this is encoded by the coding sequence ATGGGGTTTGCACGCTGTGAAATCCAAGTCGTGCCCGACCACACTTTTCCTCAGAGCATCAACATGGTCATGAGCCGTTCCCTGGCGGAAAAACTGCACCTTGCCCATTTCCCCGTCTGGGTTAAATTCGGATCCAAAGTCGCCAAGGGGTGGATCGCCGTCCATTCGGCAAAATCCTCCCTGATCCGGATCAGTTCTAAGCTGGCCCGTTCCCTGCGACTGCCTGATCACCTCTCCCTGTGCGCGTCCTACGACCCCCAGTCGCACTGCCTGCGCATCGGCCCCTTCCTCGGGATCCTCATCAACACCCAAGCGACGCCGAATCAACCGATTTTCGGCGCCATGACCCGCTTTCTGGAGGAATGCGCCCTGACCGGCCAGGAACGGGGGGTATGCGTTGCCGTTTTCACGCCGGAGCAAATCATGGCGGAAAACGGCACCACCAAGGGGTGGCTGTTCCAGAGCCGGAAGTGGCAATTAAGAGAGCTTCCCTTTCCGGATGTCCTTTACAACCGGATCACTTCCCGGCGAATCGAAAGAAGACCGCGCCTTCAGAACATCCTCCGATTTTTGCGCATGCAGCACGGGGTTTGCGTCTTCAACAAAACCTTTTTGGATAAGCGGCAGGTCCACGAAACCCTGATGCGGGATCCCCGCATGCAGAACATGCTTCCGGAAACCCATCCCTATCATCCCCATCGCATCCGGCCCATGCTGAACCGCCACGGCATCCTTTATCTCAAACCGACCAACGGAAGCCTCGGATCCGGCATCATCCGCCTCATCAAAACCGGGCGTTACATCGTCTGCCAATATGCCACCGCCAACGGAACGACCACCCGCGTGTACCGGAAGGTCGATACGGCCATCACCCACTTGAACCGTCGCGTGAAAGGCTCCTCTTACCTGATCCAGCAGGGACTTCACTTGGTCACCTCCAGGGGGCGTCCCGTCGATTTCCGCGTCCTGGTTCAAAAAAATCTACACGGCAACTGGGCGATCACCTCCGTGGTCGGACGGATCGCCAACGATCAGCATATCGTCTCCAACCTGGCCCGCGGCGGCACCGTTCGGAAAGCCTCCGACGTCCTCGCGGAGCTGGACCCCCATCAATCCAAACCGTCCATCTCCAAAATCCGGTCAACGGCGCTGGAGGTGGCCAACACCTTTGAAGAGCTGGTCGACGGCCATTACGCCGAGCTGGGCATCGACCTGGCCGTCGACAAATCGGGGAAAATATGGCTTCTGGAAATAAATTCCAAACCCTCCAAAACCGATGACACCGTCATCAATCCTTCCTTGACCACGCGCCCTTCAGTGATCCGTCTCATCGAATACACCCTGTATTTGACACGATTCGCACACGCCAGGGGTCCGTTCCCACAACCCCGAAACGCTGCCGGGAGGAAACGAATATGA
- a CDS encoding YheC/YheD family protein → MNSIICRLRLVPNAPTKAVILSKFLMNRWGCIHGQSIKIRLGNKTLISRVVGTRGQEPVIYLPPSIVRQLAIPYLGETRASFANRQLRLGPVLAILTTGFTGSPSQPFGSRSSLFRQFILAGMEERPFFYVFTPEMVNWANRTISGWFYRKDESGNWGWVRMTAPFPDVIYERVPNRKSESLPQVQVCRERLTRLGHSRIFNQGFFNKWTVHERLCRHPDTYDLIPETFLSPSIETIRHMIAKYGMVYLKPSGGSLGLGIFRITRDPNGGYYCRFRNGDKNSLYRFRSLEKLIHHAFGNQKSRIHRYLVQQGIRLIKYQGRPVDFRVHLHKDRTGEWQIVGIGAKAAGPGSVTTHVRTGGSLLSAPELLRKVFGPEAPRVEVDIRNAAIRVAKTLERQVNGPLGELGMDIGVDRDLRVWLFEVNSKPGRHIFHHPSLRQAGWRSARYITEYSLKLANFL, encoded by the coding sequence ATGAACTCCATCATTTGCCGACTTCGCCTCGTACCCAACGCCCCCACCAAAGCCGTCATCCTTTCGAAATTCCTGATGAACCGGTGGGGATGCATCCATGGGCAATCCATCAAAATCCGCCTCGGCAACAAAACGTTGATCAGCCGGGTCGTGGGGACTCGGGGGCAGGAACCCGTCATCTATCTGCCTCCATCGATCGTCCGGCAGCTGGCGATTCCCTATCTGGGAGAAACCCGGGCTTCCTTCGCAAACCGGCAGCTCCGGCTGGGGCCGGTCCTCGCCATCCTGACCACCGGCTTCACCGGTTCGCCGTCCCAGCCCTTCGGCAGCCGATCATCCCTGTTTCGCCAATTCATCCTGGCCGGCATGGAGGAAAGACCCTTTTTCTATGTATTCACGCCGGAGATGGTCAACTGGGCCAATCGAACGATTTCCGGCTGGTTTTACCGGAAAGACGAGTCGGGAAACTGGGGCTGGGTCCGGATGACCGCCCCGTTCCCCGATGTGATCTACGAACGGGTGCCCAACCGCAAATCCGAATCCCTGCCCCAGGTCCAGGTATGTCGCGAACGCTTGACGCGTCTGGGACATTCGCGGATATTCAACCAGGGCTTTTTCAACAAGTGGACGGTGCACGAACGCCTCTGCAGGCACCCGGACACCTATGACCTGATCCCCGAAACCTTCCTGTCCCCTTCCATCGAAACCATTCGCCACATGATCGCCAAGTACGGAATGGTCTATCTGAAACCCAGCGGCGGAAGCCTGGGACTGGGCATCTTTCGCATCACCCGCGACCCGAACGGAGGGTACTATTGCCGCTTTCGCAACGGCGACAAAAACAGTTTGTACCGGTTCCGCTCGCTGGAAAAACTGATTCACCACGCCTTCGGCAATCAGAAATCCCGGATTCACCGCTACCTGGTTCAGCAGGGAATCCGCCTGATCAAATACCAGGGACGCCCGGTCGATTTCCGGGTTCACCTGCACAAGGACCGTACAGGGGAATGGCAGATCGTCGGAATCGGCGCAAAGGCCGCCGGCCCGGGCAGCGTCACCACCCACGTTCGCACCGGCGGATCGCTGCTATCCGCCCCGGAGCTTCTGCGCAAAGTGTTTGGACCGGAGGCGCCGAGGGTGGAAGTCGACATTCGCAACGCCGCCATCCGGGTCGCCAAAACCCTGGAACGTCAAGTAAACGGTCCCCTCGGCGAATTGGGAATGGACATCGGAGTGGACCGGGACCTTCGGGTATGGCTGTTTGAAGTGAATTCCAAACCGGGGCGGCACATCTTCCATCATCCGAGCCTGCGCCAGGCAGGCTGGCGCTCCGCCCGTTACATCACCGAATACAGTCTGAAACTGGCCAATTTCCTTTGA
- a CDS encoding metal-dependent hydrolase, with product MKIHYHGHSCFEIHHEGHRLIIDPFLRGNPMAKADPKDIKVDYVLLTHGHGDHVGDALEIAKNNDATVIAPNELAVWMGWQGAKIHPLHIGGSYAFPFGRVKLTQAFHGSGFTVDDRKEIIYLGMPAGILLMLGDKTIYHAGDTGLFSDMKLIGERHPVDIAMLPIGDNFTMGPEDALTAAEWVKAKWVIPMHYNTFPLIEQDAHAFVRNLEAKGIKGVVMESGETREW from the coding sequence ATGAAGATTCACTATCACGGGCACAGCTGTTTCGAAATTCATCACGAAGGGCACCGGCTGATCATCGATCCTTTCTTGCGCGGAAATCCCATGGCAAAGGCGGATCCCAAGGACATCAAGGTGGACTATGTGCTCCTCACCCACGGCCACGGCGACCATGTGGGGGATGCGCTGGAAATCGCCAAAAACAACGACGCCACGGTGATCGCTCCCAATGAATTGGCCGTGTGGATGGGATGGCAGGGGGCCAAGATCCATCCCCTTCACATTGGAGGAAGCTATGCTTTTCCCTTCGGCCGCGTGAAACTGACCCAGGCCTTCCACGGATCCGGCTTTACCGTGGATGACCGGAAGGAGATCATCTATCTGGGGATGCCCGCGGGCATTTTGTTGATGCTGGGGGACAAAACCATCTATCACGCCGGCGACACGGGCCTTTTCTCCGACATGAAGTTGATCGGGGAACGGCATCCGGTCGACATCGCGATGCTGCCGATCGGGGACAACTTCACCATGGGGCCCGAGGATGCCCTGACCGCGGCGGAGTGGGTGAAGGCCAAATGGGTGATCCCCATGCATTACAACACCTTCCCGCTCATTGAACAGGATGCGCACGCCTTCGTCCGGAACCTGGAGGCGAAGGGGATCAAGGGCGTGGTCATGGAGAGCGGAGAAACAAGGGAATGGTAG